The following are encoded together in the Parabacteroides chongii genome:
- a CDS encoding RagB/SusD family nutrient uptake outer membrane protein yields MKKIFITCAAILALSSSCSSILDKEDLSSISEEQVWVDKTLTTSFLNALYASIPAWDTSVADASDEATGGGSWTNGTITPDSPIWYWPYANIRNCNIFIQNASNPEVCTIDRELADRLIHEARFIRAYLYFEMVKRYGGVPLITVPQEITDDLFVKRNSTNECFEFIINELNACADKLPDAYEATDLGRITKGGVKAFLGRVLLFRASPQFNPSNNIEHWQTAYDSNKATLDYLIGQGHALYEDYGELFLEEMNKEVIFAIRYENPTRTHNRDAAVRPIKFSQNSTGGCHPTQEVIDRFPTIDGGTYTYADWEKEGSGDIFKLWENRDNRFYATIVYQGSTYFNEKMELNEDARNDYAYGKNMGTRTGYYSKKGINQSLSIDECQKSGTDFIDIRLAEVMLNYAEAAVEVDKQNEAFEMLKQIRKRAGIKETSSNPDMKGMLYGLNPNMNQEEMREAVREERFIELLFEQKRLWDMRRWMIYDKLMTGQEKRHALVMTKKEDGGYSTYLFDRDNTPMITNKQMYFLPMKRGEMSNNPNLEQTKGWENGTFDPQAGL; encoded by the coding sequence ATGAAAAAAATATTTATTACATGTGCAGCCATTTTGGCTTTATCATCTTCATGTTCCAGCATATTGGATAAAGAAGACTTGAGTTCAATCTCAGAAGAGCAAGTTTGGGTTGATAAAACATTGACAACCTCTTTTCTGAACGCATTATATGCCTCTATTCCGGCATGGGACACCTCCGTAGCTGATGCCTCAGACGAGGCTACCGGTGGTGGATCTTGGACAAACGGTACCATTACCCCGGATAGTCCCATCTGGTACTGGCCGTATGCAAACATCCGCAATTGTAACATTTTTATACAAAATGCATCAAACCCGGAGGTATGTACCATTGACCGTGAACTGGCTGACCGTTTAATCCATGAAGCTCGTTTCATCCGGGCTTACCTCTATTTTGAAATGGTAAAACGCTATGGCGGTGTGCCTTTGATAACAGTACCCCAAGAGATAACAGACGACCTCTTTGTCAAACGTAATTCAACCAACGAATGCTTTGAGTTCATTATTAATGAATTAAATGCTTGTGCAGATAAATTGCCTGATGCATACGAAGCCACTGATTTGGGACGTATTACTAAAGGAGGTGTCAAAGCTTTCTTAGGACGAGTATTGTTGTTCCGTGCCAGTCCGCAATTCAATCCAAGCAATAATATTGAACATTGGCAAACAGCATACGACAGCAACAAGGCGACACTTGACTACCTGATCGGTCAAGGACATGCCTTATACGAAGACTACGGTGAATTATTCTTGGAAGAAATGAACAAAGAAGTAATCTTTGCTATCCGCTATGAAAACCCAACCCGTACACATAACCGCGATGCGGCAGTTCGACCAATCAAATTCTCACAAAATTCTACCGGTGGATGTCATCCGACACAAGAGGTTATCGACCGCTTCCCGACTATTGATGGTGGAACCTACACCTATGCCGATTGGGAAAAAGAAGGTAGCGGAGATATCTTTAAATTGTGGGAAAATCGTGACAATCGTTTCTATGCAACAATAGTTTACCAAGGTAGCACTTATTTCAACGAAAAGATGGAATTGAATGAAGATGCTCGAAATGACTATGCGTATGGGAAAAACATGGGTACTCGAACTGGATATTATTCCAAGAAAGGTATCAACCAAAGTTTGTCGATTGATGAATGTCAGAAATCAGGAACCGATTTCATTGACATTCGTTTAGCAGAAGTCATGTTGAACTATGCCGAAGCAGCAGTTGAGGTAGATAAGCAGAATGAAGCATTCGAGATGTTAAAACAAATCCGTAAACGTGCCGGTATCAAAGAAACCAGCTCCAATCCGGACATGAAAGGAATGCTGTATGGCTTGAATCCGAACATGAATCAAGAAGAAATGCGTGAAGCTGTACGTGAAGAACGTTTTATCGAATTGTTGTTTGAACAAAAACGTTTATGGGATATGCGTCGCTGGATGATCTACGACAAATTAATGACAGGGCAGGAAAAACGTCATGCGTTAGTAATGACCAAAAAGGAAGATGGAGGTTATTCCACTTATCTGTTTGATCGTGA
- the asnB gene encoding asparagine synthase B has translation MCGITAIFNIREEASALRGQALEMSKRIRHRGPDWSGIYQGRTAILAHERLSIVDPASGGQPLKSKDGKLILTVNGEIYNHREIREELKDEYEFLTGSDCEVILALYRKYGTGCVERLSGIFAFALYDEENDTYLIARDPIGVIPLYMGYDDHGHLLISSELKGLEGFATMYDQFKPGHYFYSKDIDLTRWYVRDWMDYENVKENPARAEELHDALESAVQRQLMSDVPYGVLLSGGLDSSIISAIARKYAAKRIETDNKADAWWPQLHSFAIGLKGAPDLAAARKVADYIGTVHHEINYTVQEGLDAIRDVIYYIETYDVTTVRASTPMYLLSRVIKSMGIKMVLSGEGADEVFGGYLYFHKAPDAKAFHEETLRKLSKLYMYDCLRANKSLCAWGVEGRVPFLDKEFLDVAMRLNPAAKMCQGKTIEKKILREAFAGMLPEEIAWRQKEQFSDGVGYSWIDNLKKITSELITDEEMKHAAERFPINTPQNKEEYYYRTIFEEHFPSESAARSVPSVPSVACSTAEALAWDATFSNMNEPSGRSIKGVHEAAY, from the coding sequence ATGTGTGGCATTACAGCAATCTTCAATATCCGTGAAGAAGCCTCCGCCCTCCGTGGCCAGGCATTGGAAATGAGTAAACGAATCCGTCACCGCGGACCGGACTGGAGCGGCATCTACCAGGGACGCACTGCCATCCTTGCCCACGAACGCCTCTCCATCGTCGACCCGGCCTCCGGTGGTCAGCCTCTGAAAAGTAAAGACGGCAAACTGATCCTGACCGTAAACGGTGAAATCTATAACCACCGTGAAATCCGTGAAGAGCTAAAAGACGAATACGAATTTCTGACCGGTTCCGACTGCGAAGTCATCCTCGCCCTCTACCGCAAATACGGTACCGGTTGCGTCGAACGGCTCAGCGGCATCTTTGCCTTCGCCCTCTACGACGAAGAAAACGATACCTACCTGATCGCCCGCGACCCTATCGGTGTCATCCCCCTTTATATGGGTTACGACGACCACGGCCATCTTCTCATCTCTTCCGAACTGAAAGGTCTGGAAGGTTTCGCTACCATGTACGACCAGTTCAAACCCGGCCATTATTTCTATAGCAAAGATATCGACCTCACCCGATGGTACGTCCGTGACTGGATGGATTATGAAAATGTAAAAGAGAACCCCGCCCGTGCAGAAGAATTACATGATGCCCTCGAATCCGCCGTCCAACGCCAACTGATGAGCGATGTTCCCTACGGTGTCCTCCTTTCCGGCGGCCTGGACTCTTCCATCATTTCAGCCATTGCCAGGAAATACGCTGCCAAACGTATCGAAACCGATAACAAAGCCGATGCCTGGTGGCCGCAACTCCACTCTTTCGCTATCGGCCTGAAAGGTGCCCCTGACCTGGCCGCAGCCAGGAAGGTAGCCGACTACATCGGCACCGTCCACCACGAAATCAACTATACGGTACAGGAAGGGCTCGATGCCATCCGCGACGTAATCTATTATATTGAGACGTACGATGTAACGACCGTACGCGCCTCCACTCCGATGTATCTCTTGTCCCGCGTGATCAAAAGTATGGGTATCAAGATGGTATTGAGCGGTGAAGGAGCCGATGAAGTTTTCGGTGGTTATCTCTATTTCCACAAGGCACCCGATGCCAAAGCATTCCACGAGGAGACCTTACGTAAACTAAGCAAATTATACATGTATGATTGTCTGCGTGCCAACAAAAGCCTTTGTGCCTGGGGTGTGGAAGGCCGTGTCCCCTTCCTCGACAAAGAATTTCTGGATGTGGCAATGCGCCTGAACCCAGCAGCCAAAATGTGCCAGGGCAAGACCATCGAAAAGAAAATCCTCCGCGAAGCCTTTGCCGGCATGTTACCGGAAGAAATCGCCTGGCGTCAGAAAGAACAGTTCTCCGACGGTGTAGGCTATAGCTGGATTGACAACCTAAAGAAGATCACATCCGAACTGATCACCGACGAAGAGATGAAACATGCGGCAGAACGTTTCCCGATCAATACGCCTCAAAACAAAGAGGAATATTATTACCGTACTATCTTCGAAGAGCATTTCCCCAGCGAAAGTGCCGCACGCAGCGTTCCTTCCGTTCCGAGCGTCGCCTGCTCCACAGCTGAAGCATTGGCGTGGGATGCTACTTTCAGTAATATGAACGAACCGAGCGGACGTTCTATCAAAGGAGTACATGAAGCGGCTTACTGA
- a CDS encoding TonB-dependent receptor: MRNASVEQVLQEIEESSDFYFMYNSQLINVDRKVNIKVKEKSIETILNEICKAANIEYSVNDKQIILRPKNMVAEATQQKTKTIKGVVNDQFGPITGANVSVDGTTIGTITDMDGRFTLEVPENATLQVSFIGYLTQTVKVAGQTDFTINLREDTQKLDEVVVIGYGTQKKMNLTGSVATISAENIATIPVSNISNAMAGRMPGIFSYNKSGMPGASSPITIRGTNTPNNTNPTYVIDGVVREKADFDALDPNTIENISVLKDAASAAVYGSRAANGVIVVSTKRGKNQKPQFSYSGLFGTERSTRKPEVLSAYDRTVYLNNKFMYNGIPETDTRYYTADEQEYFKTHSTDWVDLAWRNPFTMQHNLSVNGGSDRINYYMSIGYFDQSGTFDNLDFQRYSFRSNVDAKVAENFTIGLDVDGNMGDQRTPYWPYDSDQELMNDMYRALLNFPSTEPAYINGQPNATIYNWNVLEAIKNGHRSKKKNTLNTKLSANWDIPWVEGLTANAMFNYRRYYENYKTVGKAYTLYMHETSGEHNHIIRDDAPVTGTRTRTENGNFVRKDFNETSSYTLNLQLNYNHTFGKHDIGAMFLYEQFEQWGDNFWAQRKELLSPSLEQLFAGSADSQWKDASGNESEIGRIGYVGRVNYGFDNRYLLEANFRYDSSVKWIPGKRWGFFPSVSAGWRVTEENFFKSNEKLSFINNLKLRASYGTLGNDGGSDVAYYQYLSKFNTGSNVVFGSGATGILPGVYPSRGITWETTTTADVGFDLGLWNGLLSLEFDYFHKKTKDILMARTRTIPETFGASLPKENYAEMINQGCEFLIRHDNKIGDVTYYVSTNFSFARNHYTKIDESANAYEWELKTGRPINFITGYIANGIARTDEDLVGLPQYNGGFNWSKGDVILQDIHGAGGVGGPDGIVDGNDKAVLSLYSKDPEIIYGISLGGEWKGFDLTAFFQGVGHRSIMFPNRGDTWTEQTVLNIWSDAYSPDNINGEYPRVGGTGSVGANSQASTFWLMNGNYFRCKNIEIGYTLPKQWMSSIGVDRCRFYVSGTNLFVLDHIGIYDPENSGDRGAYQYPLTKSFNFGVNVSF; the protein is encoded by the coding sequence ATGAGGAATGCTTCTGTAGAGCAAGTCTTACAGGAAATCGAAGAAAGTTCCGACTTTTATTTTATGTATAATAGTCAACTTATTAATGTTGACCGTAAAGTAAACATTAAAGTAAAGGAGAAATCGATCGAAACTATTTTGAATGAAATTTGTAAAGCCGCAAACATTGAATATAGCGTCAATGACAAACAAATCATTCTACGTCCGAAAAATATGGTAGCAGAAGCTACACAACAAAAGACAAAAACAATCAAAGGAGTAGTCAACGATCAATTCGGTCCTATCACCGGTGCGAACGTATCTGTCGACGGTACTACCATTGGCACAATCACCGACATGGATGGTCGCTTCACTTTGGAAGTTCCGGAAAATGCAACATTACAAGTATCTTTTATCGGTTACCTGACTCAGACCGTAAAAGTGGCAGGACAAACCGATTTTACTATCAACCTACGGGAAGATACACAAAAGTTAGACGAAGTAGTCGTTATCGGCTACGGTACGCAGAAGAAAATGAACCTAACAGGTTCGGTTGCCACCATTTCGGCCGAAAATATTGCTACTATTCCAGTATCCAATATCTCCAATGCCATGGCCGGACGTATGCCGGGTATCTTCTCTTACAATAAATCAGGTATGCCCGGTGCTTCTTCCCCAATCACCATCCGTGGAACCAATACACCCAACAATACAAACCCAACTTACGTAATCGACGGTGTTGTTCGTGAAAAAGCCGACTTCGATGCATTGGATCCGAATACAATCGAAAACATCTCTGTACTGAAAGATGCAGCCTCAGCAGCCGTTTATGGTTCGCGTGCAGCAAACGGTGTGATTGTTGTTTCAACCAAACGCGGTAAGAATCAAAAACCACAATTCAGCTATTCAGGATTATTCGGTACCGAACGATCGACACGCAAGCCAGAAGTGTTGAGCGCATACGATAGAACGGTGTATCTAAATAACAAATTCATGTACAACGGTATTCCTGAAACCGATACTCGTTACTACACCGCCGACGAACAAGAATATTTCAAGACGCATAGTACGGACTGGGTGGATTTAGCTTGGAGAAACCCATTCACAATGCAGCATAACCTGAGTGTCAATGGCGGTAGCGACCGTATTAATTATTACATGTCAATCGGCTATTTCGATCAAAGCGGGACATTCGATAATTTGGATTTCCAACGCTACAGTTTCCGTTCGAATGTGGATGCCAAAGTAGCTGAAAATTTTACGATCGGTTTGGACGTTGACGGAAACATGGGCGATCAGAGGACTCCTTATTGGCCTTACGATTCCGACCAGGAATTGATGAATGATATGTACCGTGCTTTATTGAACTTTCCATCTACAGAACCTGCTTATATCAATGGACAACCCAATGCAACCATTTACAACTGGAATGTATTGGAAGCCATTAAGAACGGACATCGATCTAAAAAGAAGAACACCCTGAATACCAAATTAAGTGCTAATTGGGATATTCCTTGGGTAGAAGGATTGACCGCCAATGCGATGTTCAACTACCGCCGATATTATGAAAACTACAAGACCGTCGGTAAAGCCTATACGTTGTATATGCACGAAACATCCGGTGAACATAACCACATCATCCGCGATGATGCACCCGTTACCGGAACACGTACAAGAACTGAAAACGGGAACTTTGTTCGTAAAGATTTCAACGAAACCAGTTCATACACATTGAACCTGCAATTGAACTATAACCATACATTTGGAAAACATGACATTGGAGCCATGTTCTTATATGAACAATTCGAACAATGGGGAGATAATTTTTGGGCTCAACGCAAAGAATTGCTTTCACCATCTTTGGAACAACTGTTTGCAGGTAGTGCCGATAGCCAATGGAAAGATGCTAGCGGTAACGAATCTGAAATCGGGCGTATCGGTTATGTAGGACGTGTCAATTACGGCTTTGACAACAGATATTTGTTAGAGGCCAACTTTCGTTACGACTCTTCCGTAAAATGGATCCCGGGAAAACGTTGGGGATTCTTCCCGTCAGTATCTGCCGGATGGCGTGTAACAGAAGAAAATTTCTTCAAATCAAATGAAAAACTAAGCTTCATCAACAATTTGAAACTTCGTGCATCTTATGGAACCTTAGGTAATGATGGAGGAAGCGATGTTGCTTATTACCAATATTTGAGTAAATTCAACACTGGTAGCAACGTTGTATTTGGAAGTGGAGCAACCGGTATTCTACCTGGGGTTTATCCTAGTAGAGGCATTACCTGGGAAACAACCACAACGGCTGATGTTGGTTTCGACCTCGGATTATGGAATGGATTATTGAGCTTGGAATTTGATTATTTCCATAAAAAGACAAAAGATATCCTGATGGCTCGTACACGTACGATACCAGAAACGTTCGGTGCCAGTCTTCCGAAAGAAAACTATGCCGAAATGATCAACCAAGGTTGTGAATTCTTAATACGTCACGACAATAAAATTGGTGATGTGACCTACTATGTATCAACCAACTTTTCCTTCGCCCGCAATCATTACACTAAAATTGATGAATCTGCCAATGCTTACGAATGGGAATTAAAAACAGGTCGTCCAATCAACTTTATCACGGGTTATATCGCCAATGGTATTGCCCGTACAGACGAAGACCTTGTCGGTTTACCTCAATATAATGGTGGTTTCAATTGGTCAAAAGGAGACGTCATCCTGCAAGATATACATGGTGCCGGTGGTGTTGGTGGTCCCGATGGAATAGTCGATGGTAATGACAAAGCAGTTCTTTCACTATATAGTAAAGATCCTGAAATCATCTATGGTATCAGCTTAGGAGGTGAATGGAAAGGGTTTGACCTCACAGCATTCTTCCAAGGAGTCGGTCATCGTTCAATCATGTTCCCTAACCGCGGTGATACGTGGACAGAGCAAACGGTTTTAAATATTTGGTCGGATGCCTATTCTCCTGATAATATCAATGGCGAATATCCGCGTGTAGGAGGTACAGGGTCTGTAGGAGCCAATAGCCAAGCTTCTACATTCTGGCTGATGAATGGTAACTATTTCCGTTGTAAAAATATCGAAATCGGTTATACATTGCCTAAGCAATGGATGAGTTCAATCGGTGTAGACCGTTGCCGTTTTTATGTATCAGGGACTAACTTGTTCGTGTTAGACCACATCGGCATTTACGATCCGGAAAATAGTGGCGATCGCGGTGCTTACCAATATCCGTTGACAAAGAGTTTTAACTTCGGTGTTAATGTTAGTTTCTAA
- a CDS encoding alpha-N-acetylglucosaminidase produces MKLRLILCCLLLSLGSIWAKDDVRKASEALIKRVIPEKAASFKVETIQAEDGKDRFEIESKGSKIILRGNNGVSVASALYHYLKYYCNAHMSWNGDNLNLPSRLPKVPEKVACPTAFDHRVYLNYCTVSYTMAWWDWERWQREIDWMAMHGINMPLAVIGQEAVWQNTLRRFKMNDDEIRTFLVGPAFQAWQWMTNIETYGGPLPQSWIDSHKELGQQILERQRELGMTPILQSFTGFVPIKLKEKYPEARIKDKNRWCNAFTATVQLDPLDPLFKEMGQAFLEEQQKLYGTNHIYAADPFHEGAAPSNEKSYLEAVGKVIWEVASGFDPEAIIAMQTWSLREAIARTFPQDRLLLLDLGGWNVEKFDSFWNYPYVAGVLHNYGGRVYMGGNLPLYAKNAHELKKNPKGGNIQGIGLFPEAIEHNPVVYELSTEITWMQNAPVLEQWVMDYARARYGKLPQGAEQGWRVLLETVYSDKAGRLPSTESVMCARPALNIQKVAANGDLSRPYSTSRLWDAVNYFLQASDDLKASDTYRYDLVDVMRQCLSDLSLPLQKQITEAYQSGDNEKLQQAGDQFLTLIDDFDRLLGTRSTFLLGKWIKEARQWGTTDEEKDLYEWNARTLVTVWGPKHPSAHLFEYSNRQWAGLMKSYYKPRWEKFISYLKVQPKGEWRYDEQYIRKSLAERPALDASDFYTRLTNWEYEWAFNKETYPDTPQGDEIEIVKELYGKWLPVMKRVSK; encoded by the coding sequence ATGAAATTACGACTGATTTTATGTTGCCTTTTACTATCCCTCGGAAGTATATGGGCAAAAGATGATGTAAGAAAAGCCTCCGAGGCTCTGATCAAACGGGTTATCCCTGAAAAGGCAGCCTCATTTAAAGTGGAAACGATTCAAGCGGAAGACGGTAAAGATCGTTTCGAAATCGAATCCAAAGGCAGTAAGATTATATTACGGGGAAACAACGGTGTATCTGTAGCGTCTGCACTTTATCATTATTTGAAATATTATTGTAACGCGCATATGTCATGGAACGGGGATAATCTGAATCTCCCGTCACGTCTTCCAAAAGTTCCGGAAAAAGTGGCGTGTCCGACCGCTTTCGATCATCGTGTCTATCTGAATTATTGTACCGTCAGCTACACAATGGCCTGGTGGGACTGGGAACGTTGGCAACGTGAAATTGACTGGATGGCCATGCACGGTATCAATATGCCCCTGGCCGTAATCGGGCAGGAAGCTGTCTGGCAAAATACTTTACGCCGGTTTAAAATGAATGACGATGAGATCCGTACATTCCTGGTCGGTCCGGCTTTCCAGGCATGGCAATGGATGACGAATATTGAAACATACGGAGGTCCGCTGCCACAATCGTGGATTGATTCCCACAAAGAACTCGGACAGCAAATCCTGGAACGTCAGCGTGAACTGGGAATGACTCCTATCCTACAAAGTTTCACAGGTTTCGTGCCGATCAAACTGAAAGAGAAATATCCCGAAGCCCGCATCAAAGACAAGAATCGTTGGTGTAATGCGTTTACCGCCACCGTACAACTGGACCCGCTCGATCCTTTATTCAAGGAGATGGGACAAGCCTTTCTGGAAGAACAGCAAAAGCTATACGGCACAAACCATATTTATGCCGCCGATCCTTTTCACGAAGGGGCTGCTCCCAGCAATGAGAAGTCATATCTTGAAGCAGTAGGAAAAGTGATATGGGAAGTTGCCTCCGGTTTCGACCCCGAAGCCATCATAGCGATGCAAACCTGGTCGTTACGTGAAGCTATTGCCCGCACGTTCCCGCAAGATCGTCTGCTCTTATTGGATTTAGGAGGCTGGAACGTAGAGAAGTTCGACAGTTTTTGGAACTACCCGTATGTAGCGGGTGTATTGCATAATTACGGCGGACGTGTTTATATGGGAGGAAATCTGCCATTATATGCCAAAAATGCACATGAATTGAAGAAAAACCCTAAAGGAGGGAATATACAAGGTATCGGTCTCTTCCCGGAAGCAATCGAACATAATCCGGTCGTTTACGAACTGTCTACAGAAATAACCTGGATGCAGAATGCTCCGGTATTGGAACAGTGGGTCATGGATTATGCACGTGCCCGTTACGGAAAACTACCCCAAGGAGCCGAACAAGGCTGGAGAGTATTACTGGAAACGGTATATAGCGATAAAGCAGGTAGATTACCTAGTACAGAAAGTGTTATGTGTGCCCGCCCGGCTTTAAACATCCAAAAAGTGGCAGCCAATGGCGACTTGAGCCGCCCCTATTCTACTTCCCGTTTATGGGATGCCGTCAATTATTTCCTCCAGGCATCCGATGACCTGAAAGCAAGCGACACCTACCGATATGACTTGGTCGATGTCATGCGCCAATGTCTTTCCGATCTTTCCCTGCCTTTACAAAAACAAATAACAGAGGCTTATCAGTCTGGAGACAATGAGAAATTGCAACAGGCAGGAGATCAGTTCCTCACATTAATCGATGACTTCGACCGGTTACTGGGAACCCGTTCCACGTTCTTGCTGGGTAAATGGATAAAAGAAGCGCGTCAATGGGGAACAACCGATGAAGAAAAAGATTTATATGAATGGAATGCACGTACATTAGTAACGGTATGGGGTCCGAAACATCCTTCTGCCCACCTGTTTGAATACTCGAACCGCCAATGGGCAGGCTTAATGAAAAGTTATTATAAACCTCGTTGGGAAAAATTCATCAGTTATCTGAAAGTCCAGCCTAAAGGCGAATGGCGTTATGATGAACAGTATATCCGTAAATCATTGGCAGAACGCCCGGCTTTGGATGCGAGCGATTTCTATACCCGTCTGACCAATTGGGAATATGAATGGGCCTTCAATAAAGAAACCTATCCGGATACACCGCAAGGGGACGAAATCGAAATTGTAAAGGAGCTATATGGCAAATGGCTTCCGGTAATGAAACGAGTAAGTAAATAA
- a CDS encoding RNA polymerase sigma-70 factor, protein MKEKETNFIDSLFWKIAIKDDEIAFRTLFFQFFSPLCVFAHRYIDRWETCEDIVQDTFFKIWKNRKNIEINTSSRNFLITSVKNTCIDFLRKQETEQNWQQKEIENNTLQYTSGDIYSTIELEQMLSSALAKLPDNIRIVFEKNRFESMTYAEIAQESNISVKTVEAYMTKALKHLRIELKDYLPLMILLLW, encoded by the coding sequence ATGAAGGAAAAGGAAACAAATTTTATTGACAGTTTATTTTGGAAAATTGCGATAAAAGATGATGAAATAGCATTTCGTACTCTTTTTTTTCAATTCTTCTCTCCTTTATGTGTCTTTGCCCACAGATATATCGACCGTTGGGAAACATGTGAGGATATCGTACAGGATACCTTTTTCAAAATATGGAAAAACAGAAAAAACATAGAGATCAATACATCCAGTCGTAACTTTCTTATTACCAGCGTCAAGAACACATGCATAGATTTTCTTCGTAAACAGGAAACAGAACAAAACTGGCAGCAAAAAGAAATCGAGAATAATACGTTGCAATATACGTCCGGAGACATTTACTCGACCATAGAACTGGAACAGATGCTTTCTTCAGCATTAGCCAAACTTCCGGACAATATCCGGATCGTCTTCGAGAAAAACAGATTCGAAAGTATGACATACGCCGAAATTGCCCAAGAGTCCAACATATCAGTCAAAACAGTTGAGGCCTATATGACAAAAGCATTAAAACATCTCCGGATCGAATTAAAGGATTATTTACCGCTGATGATTTTGCTGCTTTGGTAA
- a CDS encoding FecR family protein — MDIHTEHIIAYLEGKLSIEERIAFDQQMQSSPDFKKEVDDIRFIWETTAELKLHKQINTQQNWKKISKQIATDKYKKKILSFIRTAAAVLLIPVLFATYTLFNTVREWNNIPVEQVELNTAYGLISKITLPDGSEVWLNSGSSISYPKRFTKNKRSVQLAGEAYFKVTSDKSNRFDVTTANGLQVSAYGTEFNVKAYEDEDKIEATLAKGHIEVSEIGQPVSRTLRPGEQVTYYKNTSRMEVDKVNLAVETSWKDGKMIFRRANMNEVVQRLARHFNVDIKLEGEELYDYKYSATFTTETLNEILLLLEKTAPIKCTVIEPEQTSDFTYSRRVVIIKTVK; from the coding sequence GTGGACATTCATACAGAACATATAATAGCATATCTTGAAGGTAAGCTTTCCATAGAAGAAAGAATAGCTTTCGATCAACAAATGCAATCCTCTCCCGACTTCAAAAAAGAAGTAGATGACATTCGTTTCATCTGGGAAACCACGGCTGAACTCAAATTACATAAACAGATAAACACTCAGCAGAACTGGAAAAAAATCTCAAAACAGATTGCTACAGATAAATATAAAAAGAAAATTCTGAGTTTTATTCGGACAGCAGCTGCGGTATTATTAATTCCGGTTTTATTTGCAACGTATACCTTATTCAACACAGTAAGGGAATGGAACAATATACCAGTAGAACAAGTGGAACTGAATACGGCTTATGGCCTAATATCCAAAATCACACTTCCCGATGGTTCTGAAGTATGGTTGAACTCCGGCTCTTCTATCTCCTATCCTAAACGCTTTACCAAGAATAAAAGAAGTGTGCAACTGGCTGGCGAAGCCTATTTCAAAGTAACATCCGATAAATCAAACCGATTTGATGTAACAACAGCCAATGGACTGCAAGTCAGCGCCTATGGCACTGAATTCAATGTAAAAGCCTACGAAGATGAAGATAAAATAGAAGCCACTTTGGCAAAGGGACATATAGAAGTGTCAGAAATTGGACAACCGGTTTCCAGGACACTACGCCCGGGAGAACAAGTGACATATTATAAGAATACCAGTAGAATGGAAGTCGACAAAGTCAATCTGGCAGTAGAAACTTCATGGAAAGACGGAAAGATGATATTCAGACGTGCCAACATGAATGAAGTTGTACAACGTCTTGCCCGACATTTTAATGTTGACATCAAACTGGAAGGAGAAGAATTATATGATTATAAGTATTCTGCCACATTTACGACGGAGACACTAAATGAGATTTTACTTTTGTTAGAAAAAACAGCTCCTATAAAATGTACAGTTATAGAACCGGAGCAAACGTCTGATTTTACGTATTCACGACGTGTAGTTATCATAAAAACAGTAAAGTAA
- a CDS encoding cupin domain-containing protein has product MNQESAHFQFEEKIEWQDLGGGVQRQIMGYNDDLMMVKVKFETGAVGAPHTHPHTQTTYVASGVFKFTTDGETKIVRTGDGVYMKPGVLHGCECVEAGVLIDTFSPVREDFL; this is encoded by the coding sequence ATGAATCAGGAAAGTGCTCATTTTCAATTTGAAGAAAAGATAGAATGGCAAGACCTCGGTGGAGGTGTGCAGCGTCAGATCATGGGATATAATGATGATTTGATGATGGTAAAGGTGAAGTTTGAGACCGGAGCAGTCGGGGCACCTCATACACATCCGCATACACAGACTACTTATGTGGCCAGTGGCGTGTTTAAGTTTACGACGGACGGGGAAACAAAGATCGTCAGGACAGGAGATGGCGTTTATATGAAACCGGGTGTTTTACATGGATGCGAATGTGTGGAAGCCGGTGTGTTGATCGATACGTTTAGTCCGGTTAGGGAAGATTTTTTATAA